From one Gemmatimonadaceae bacterium genomic stretch:
- a CDS encoding molecular chaperone: MTTRHVARHAHRCRTRRCVAAVLVALATVIVAAPARAQIAVDRLELFLRPTAPDGRSGLLMVRNEGSERSQAVVKVEDWDRATDGTNRFFAAGTQPGSCASALRVFPSTLSLAPGESQAIRVDIDSASAGRIRAECWNVVIVQAQQPVKQAGGRTLLYTLRTGMKVYVTPDGLTAEGEVTDLQIEAAARGDTGAAPKARVTFRNTGALHVAAQGRLEIRREDNSLVAVAALPAMHALPGAEAVVTVRLPACPPGRYTVVAIVDYGGAELAAGELEHEIP, encoded by the coding sequence ATGACCACACGCCACGTCGCGCGCCATGCGCACCGGTGCCGCACGCGCCGGTGTGTCGCCGCCGTGCTGGTGGCGCTCGCGACCGTGATCGTCGCCGCACCGGCCCGCGCCCAGATCGCCGTGGACCGGCTCGAGCTCTTCCTGCGCCCCACCGCACCGGACGGCCGCAGCGGCCTGCTGATGGTGCGGAACGAAGGCAGTGAACGCTCGCAGGCCGTGGTGAAGGTCGAGGACTGGGATCGTGCCACCGACGGCACCAATCGCTTCTTCGCCGCCGGCACGCAGCCCGGAAGCTGCGCGAGCGCCCTGCGCGTCTTCCCCTCCACACTCTCGCTCGCCCCGGGCGAGTCGCAGGCGATCCGCGTCGACATCGACTCCGCCAGCGCCGGCCGCATCCGCGCCGAGTGCTGGAACGTGGTCATCGTCCAGGCGCAGCAGCCGGTGAAGCAGGCGGGCGGGCGCACGCTGCTCTACACGCTGCGCACCGGGATGAAGGTCTACGTCACCCCTGACGGCCTCACGGCCGAGGGCGAGGTGACGGACCTGCAGATCGAGGCGGCCGCACGAGGTGACACGGGTGCGGCGCCGAAGGCCCGTGTCACCTTCCGCAACACCGGCGCCCTGCACGTCGCGGCCCAGGGGCGCCTCGAGATCCGGCGCGAGGACAATTCGCTGGTGGCGGTGGCAGCGCTGCCGGCGATGCATGCGCTGCCCGGCGCGGAGGCCGTGGTGACGGTGCGCCTGCCGGCCTGCCCGCCCGGCCGCTACACGGTCGTGGCGATCGTGGACTACGGCGGTGCCGAGCTGGCCGCCGGTGAGCTGGAACACGAGATCCCGTGA
- the glgA gene encoding glycogen synthase GlgA, with protein sequence MNVLFVAAEVAPHIKTGGLADVAGALPAALRDAGHDVRVVMPYYRQLREQGLPVDGPVAASFLTVLERNEELRVWTIRDSAVPIYLLDIPAAFERGSIYGDGDDDRRFILFARGVLALMQHLREVAGWQPDVVHAHDWHAALVPNYIRTTHEYTFGHIATVFTIHNLAYQGQVRPEAINMAGLSERGLVENAMGPGIANTFNFMGRGLVYSDVVTTVSPTYAQEIMTPEYGERLDAVMRSRRDRVTGILNGIDGVAFDPATDRALAATYDADSPSAKATCKAALQREVGLAVAPRAPLLGIVSRLVEQKGLDLLHAIIPTLMARTDAQLVLLGSGAPYLQDAMRGHAAANPGRVAVRLGFDAALAQRIYAGSDMFLMPSRFEPCGLGQMIALRYGSVPIVRATGGLNDTVREGWEGNGFVFHQYEARHFMDAIDRALAAYADAKSWTMLRTRGMREDNSWTNAAERYVGVYRWALQLRGRSA encoded by the coding sequence CAGCTCCGCGAGCAGGGGCTGCCGGTGGATGGCCCGGTGGCCGCCAGTTTCCTCACGGTGCTGGAGCGGAACGAGGAACTGCGCGTCTGGACGATCCGTGACAGTGCCGTGCCCATCTACCTGCTGGACATTCCCGCCGCCTTCGAGCGCGGGAGCATCTACGGCGACGGGGACGACGACCGCCGCTTCATCCTCTTCGCGCGTGGCGTGCTGGCCCTGATGCAGCACCTCCGTGAGGTGGCGGGGTGGCAGCCCGACGTGGTCCACGCGCACGACTGGCACGCGGCACTGGTGCCGAACTACATCCGCACCACGCACGAGTACACTTTCGGCCACATCGCCACCGTGTTCACCATCCACAACCTGGCCTACCAGGGTCAGGTGCGGCCGGAGGCGATCAACATGGCCGGCCTCTCCGAGCGCGGCCTGGTGGAGAACGCGATGGGCCCCGGCATCGCGAACACCTTCAACTTCATGGGACGGGGGCTGGTCTACAGCGACGTGGTGACGACCGTGAGCCCGACGTATGCGCAGGAGATCATGACCCCCGAGTACGGCGAGCGCCTCGATGCCGTGATGCGCAGCCGCCGCGACCGCGTCACGGGCATCCTCAACGGCATCGACGGTGTCGCCTTCGACCCGGCCACCGACCGCGCACTCGCCGCCACCTACGACGCCGACTCGCCGTCGGCGAAGGCCACCTGCAAGGCGGCGCTGCAGCGCGAGGTGGGCCTGGCGGTCGCGCCGCGCGCCCCGCTGCTCGGCATCGTCTCGCGCCTGGTGGAGCAGAAGGGCCTCGACCTGCTGCACGCGATCATCCCCACCCTGATGGCGCGCACCGATGCCCAGCTGGTGCTCCTTGGCTCCGGTGCGCCGTACCTTCAGGATGCGATGCGGGGGCACGCGGCGGCCAATCCCGGGCGCGTTGCCGTGCGGCTTGGCTTCGACGCCGCGCTGGCCCAGCGGATCTACGCCGGCAGCGACATGTTCCTGATGCCGTCCCGCTTCGAGCCGTGCGGCCTCGGCCAGATGATCGCGCTTCGCTACGGCAGCGTGCCGATCGTGCGCGCGACGGGGGGGCTGAACGACACGGTGCGCGAGGGGTGGGAAGGGAATGGCTTCGTGTTCCACCAGTACGAGGCGCGCCACTTCATGGACGCGATCGACCGCGCACTGGCCGCCTACGCCGATGCGAAGAGCTGGACGATGCTGCGCACGCGCGGCATGCGCGAGGACAACTCGTGGACGAACGCCGCCGAGCGCTATGTCGGGGTCTACCGCTGGGCTCTGCAGCTCCGCGGGCGTTCTGCCTGA